In the genome of Succinivibrio dextrinosolvens, the window GCTACATTGGCTTATAGTTTTGAAACTGCTTAAAAATTAAACAATTCTCATACTCTTTACCGCTTCATCACAAGCAAAGCTCCACTGAGATCCACTCCCAATGGAGCTTTTAAATGACAGAAAAACAAATCTCTAAATAAACCCAATCCTCCTGTAACCGCCCTCATTCTTATTATCCTTAAAGCCTATCTCCTGCTCTAAGGCCTTTATCAGATCATCATTTGAAGGATTATCCTTCTCACTGAAGATTGAGCTGAACTTTCCTTTAACCACATGGAAATCACCTGGAGTCAGGGTCTTGAGCTTATGCAGTCTTAAAGTTTCCTTTTCACTTAAATCAGTCTTGCTTAGAGGCTTTAACAGACTCTCATACAGAGCATCAAGCTGCTTACCCTCTGAGTACTTAAACTCAAGCTTGGTAGTAAAACGTCTCATCACTGCAGGATCTAGGCCTTTGACAAGATTGGTTGTACAGATAAGGATGCCTCGGAACTCCTGCAGCTGAGTTAAGAACTCATTGACCAGCGTCTTCTCCCAGGAATAGTTGGCCCCTGCCCTGTCATAGAGGAAGCTGTCAACCTCATCGATAATCAGGATCTCCTTTTTAAGATCAAGATTATTAAAGGTCTCTGCCACCAGCTGCTCACTGACACCAACATAGCAGTTGAGCAGATCACTGGCCTTTTTAATCACCACCTTTCTTTTGGTTATTTTTGCAAGGTAATGGCCAAGCTCAGTCTTACCGGTTCCTGGAGGACCATAGAAAAGGATGGTACCAATGCCCTTCTCTGGACTTTTAGTTCCCTTAACTGTTTCATGAAGCTTTTTAAAGCCTTCAATAAATCTGTTGATATCACAGTTGAAGTTAACCGCATCAGTTGAGTAATCATCCATCTTTGGAGTTTCACTCTTCTTCTTTTTTATGTTCTTTTTAAGAACTTCAGAGGAAATACCATCCTCACGCAGAGAAACGTAGGACTCAAGCTGCGTTCTTAAGATAGAGGCAAACTCCTTTTTATTCTGCCCGCACAGCGTCTTAGCACAGAGGACACTCTTGTCTATTACCGATACCGGAGCTTCAAAATCGTCATTAAGGGTATTTAAAGCCTTTGAGGAGATAAAGCCTTTTACCTCATACTTGTTTAGAACAAACTCCCAGATCTTAAGCTGCTGTTTTTTGTTAAGCTTAGGAAAATACAGACTAAAATCGAATCTGCGTCTTACCGCCTGATCAACATGATCAATCTGATTGGTAATCCAGATGATGCTGACATCACTCTTTTCCAAAAATGAGTTAAGCCAGGCCTTATCCTTTGACCATCTGTCATAGCCGATATCGGTTGATAAAAGGCGCTCAGCCTCATCTACCAGTACCAGAGGTCTCTGCTTATAGCGCTTGGCAAAGTTAACACAGGCTGCAAGAGATAATCTACGGTCTCTGTCATTATCATCCTCACCGCTTGAAACAGAGAACACAGTCAGATTAAGCTCTTTTGCCAGAGTTTTTACAAGAGAGGTCTTACCGGTACCAGGTTCACCGTAGAGCAGAATA includes:
- a CDS encoding AAA family ATPase encodes the protein MAFVKSEQTKADSLFIKEFLRKFLIRTCELDAEYFVKMNDYDDLCECISFVVNDFDGFVKGLWDKFSLHRKKDLDEYRERSSNLSNLVRFIDMELSHAEGKIFWSVIKKQVISVLKAQGEFAVPNNNSFKNAEGKIAEYLGIDRQWIEYLTSYVVIARKRAVYDILSYMDLDKDEKLEEYAYCLGFSAEKFRKIGNELFRMGFFERMKDDFDHQLSDKILETYDPFLKSNPSKWFDRLEYSDSLKIEDFMVEDKAMNMLKSFLSGAMGKNTNILLYGEPGTGKTSLVKTLAKELNLTVFSVSSGEDDNDRDRRLSLAACVNFAKRYKQRPLVLVDEAERLLSTDIGYDRWSKDKAWLNSFLEKSDVSIIWITNQIDHVDQAVRRRFDFSLYFPKLNKKQQLKIWEFVLNKYEVKGFISSKALNTLNDDFEAPVSVIDKSVLCAKTLCGQNKKEFASILRTQLESYVSLREDGISSEVLKKNIKKKKSETPKMDDYSTDAVNFNCDINRFIEGFKKLHETVKGTKSPEKGIGTILFYGPPGTGKTELGHYLAKITKRKVVIKKASDLLNCYVGVSEQLVAETFNNLDLKKEILIIDEVDSFLYDRAGANYSWEKTLVNEFLTQLQEFRGILICTTNLVKGLDPAVMRRFTTKLEFKYSEGKQLDALYESLLKPLSKTDLSEKETLRLHKLKTLTPGDFHVVKGKFSSIFSEKDNPSNDDLIKALEQEIGFKDNKNEGGYRRIGFI